Proteins from a single region of Synechococcus sp. WH 8109:
- a CDS encoding response regulator transcription factor encodes MLRHKPSLLICSSDLETGYGMNLLRWVQAELPTCQLLIVLVRETQAVVQEAMQAYTDAVIFKSSLGTGKGDFVQAFQTLSEGGVYLPEEIRQLGAAQAPNSTCRR; translated from the coding sequence GTGCTGCGCCACAAGCCGAGCCTGCTGATCTGCAGCTCGGATCTGGAGACTGGTTACGGCATGAACCTGCTGCGTTGGGTGCAGGCGGAGCTGCCCACCTGTCAGCTGTTGATCGTGCTGGTACGCGAAACCCAGGCCGTGGTGCAGGAGGCGATGCAGGCCTACACCGATGCGGTGATCTTCAAATCAAGCCTCGGCACCGGCAAGGGTGATTTCGTTCAAGCCTTCCAAACCCTGTCTGAAGGTGGCGTGTATCTCCCTGAGGAGATTCGCCAGCTCGGTGCGGCTCAGGCTCCGAACTCGACCTGCCGCCGTTGA
- a CDS encoding putative quinol monooxygenase gives MASFDKSTPFMLLARIHVKPGCVDQYLELARITDEAVEASEPGMIHHTFDQDPDDPQAFVWSEVYVNDKAFSAHVSNPPVQEYLQKHAELGDGFSVEVYGTVGDDCRQLMESFGLPLKIFETKLGYSRV, from the coding sequence ATGGCCAGCTTCGACAAATCCACCCCGTTCATGTTGCTGGCGCGAATCCACGTCAAACCCGGTTGTGTTGACCAGTACCTGGAGCTGGCTCGCATCACCGACGAAGCCGTTGAAGCATCTGAGCCAGGCATGATTCACCACACCTTTGATCAAGACCCGGACGATCCCCAAGCGTTCGTTTGGTCAGAGGTCTACGTAAACGACAAGGCATTCAGTGCCCATGTCTCCAACCCTCCTGTTCAGGAGTATTTGCAGAAGCATGCGGAGCTTGGTGATGGCTTCAGCGTTGAGGTTTACGGCACGGTGGGCGATGACTGCCGGCAGCTGATGGAGTCGTTTGGACTGCCCCTCAAGATCTTTGAAACCAAGCTCGGATACAGCAGGGTATGA
- a CDS encoding phycobilisome rod-core linker polypeptide: protein MPALKYKRDFTHEQRVSFAFANSVDAAKSASSNKGKAASTPAEYKQNQCAAMGIGMGPRIHEECPFSAINHSYASTGSQALEAAITAGYKQVFGNIGISDNQRLVSLEAFLCDGRINVQGFMAGLVKSELYKQKFFHAVSPMRGIELTTKHLLGRPPINQKEVSAGIQLIAEEGFDAFVDSLVRSEEYLETFGTDTVPYLRGFKSEARASCSTFVGMAEITPANASSENAMYTGPSLVKRFTRDLGSFAAAPVYSDDSDRGGFSYTNAVSNPRNAAYRRMYGGKFNYGRF, encoded by the coding sequence ATGCCAGCCCTGAAGTACAAGCGGGATTTCACCCACGAACAGCGGGTGTCATTCGCATTTGCGAACTCCGTGGATGCAGCCAAAAGTGCCAGCTCCAACAAAGGCAAGGCGGCATCTACACCTGCTGAGTACAAGCAAAACCAGTGCGCCGCTATGGGCATTGGTATGGGCCCCCGGATCCACGAGGAGTGCCCCTTCTCGGCGATCAACCACTCCTATGCCTCAACGGGCAGCCAGGCTCTGGAAGCTGCCATCACCGCTGGGTACAAGCAGGTGTTTGGAAACATCGGTATTTCCGACAACCAGCGTCTCGTCTCATTGGAGGCTTTCCTCTGTGACGGCCGCATAAACGTGCAGGGCTTCATGGCAGGCCTGGTGAAATCTGAGCTGTACAAGCAGAAGTTTTTCCACGCCGTGTCTCCCATGCGCGGTATCGAGCTCACCACCAAGCACCTGCTGGGGCGCCCTCCGATCAATCAGAAGGAAGTGAGTGCTGGCATTCAGCTGATCGCTGAAGAGGGTTTCGACGCTTTCGTTGACAGCCTGGTTCGTTCGGAGGAGTACCTGGAAACCTTCGGAACCGACACGGTTCCCTATCTGCGTGGTTTCAAGTCGGAAGCACGTGCTTCCTGCTCCACCTTTGTTGGTATGGCTGAAATCACTCCGGCCAATGCCAGCTCTGAAAACGCCATGTACACCGGCCCTTCCCTGGTGAAGCGTTTCACCAGGGATCTCGGTTCCTTCGCTGCTGCTCCTGTCTATTCAGACGACAGCGATCGTGGTGGTTTCTCCTACACGAACGCCGTAAGCAACCCCCGCAACGCTGCTTACCGCCGCATGTATGGCGGCAAGTTCAACTACGGCCGCTTCTGA
- a CDS encoding cytochrome P450, whose amino-acid sequence MATPTLPSTGAVSGLGETLAFFTQADFAQRRFETHGDVFETKLLAQRMVFIRGERAIGDLLGQGDALQVWWPESVRQLLGSQSLANRSGPGHKARRRVVGQLFSSAALARYTPSIEQLVVELCQELITTNTPLPLAARMRRFAFAVIATTVLGLDGASRDSLFADFEIWTRALFSIPLAIPGTPFAKAMAARQRLLKRIKGVLQAGTNQGGLDLLSGGLDEAGIPLDDDDLAEQLLLLLFAGYETTASSLSCLFRALLLNPEVERWLRDGLASEAASPRLDATVLEVMRLTPPVGGFFRRSLAPIELAGLTIPEGSVIQVVLSPTSASDDDDLAAFRPQRHLDGSFEQTLLPFGGGERVCLGKALAELEIHLMAAGLLLAVELQLQPDQDLALQLIPSPTPKDGLLVQASAR is encoded by the coding sequence ATGGCCACCCCCACCCTGCCCAGCACGGGCGCCGTGAGCGGACTGGGGGAAACCCTGGCCTTCTTCACCCAGGCGGATTTCGCCCAGCGGCGCTTTGAGACCCACGGCGATGTGTTCGAAACCAAGCTGCTGGCCCAGCGCATGGTGTTCATCCGCGGCGAACGGGCCATCGGCGACCTGCTGGGGCAGGGGGATGCCTTGCAGGTCTGGTGGCCCGAAAGCGTGCGGCAACTGCTGGGCAGCCAATCACTGGCCAACCGCAGTGGGCCGGGGCACAAAGCCCGCCGCCGGGTGGTGGGGCAACTGTTCTCGAGCGCAGCACTGGCGCGCTACACCCCGTCGATCGAGCAGTTGGTGGTCGAGCTCTGCCAGGAGCTGATCACAACCAACACACCGCTGCCGCTGGCGGCACGGATGCGCCGCTTCGCCTTTGCGGTGATCGCCACCACGGTGCTGGGGCTGGATGGCGCTAGCCGTGATTCCCTATTCGCCGACTTCGAGATCTGGACCCGGGCCCTGTTCTCGATTCCCCTGGCGATTCCCGGCACCCCCTTCGCCAAAGCAATGGCGGCACGCCAACGGCTGCTGAAGCGGATCAAGGGCGTTCTCCAGGCGGGGACCAACCAAGGAGGGCTTGATCTGCTGAGCGGCGGCTTAGATGAAGCCGGCATTCCACTGGACGATGACGACCTGGCCGAACAGCTGCTGCTGTTGCTGTTCGCCGGCTACGAGACAACGGCCTCATCGCTGAGCTGCCTGTTCCGAGCGCTGCTGCTCAACCCGGAGGTGGAGCGCTGGTTGCGCGATGGGTTGGCAAGCGAGGCGGCATCACCGCGGTTGGACGCGACAGTGCTGGAGGTAATGCGGCTGACGCCTCCAGTAGGAGGCTTCTTCCGGCGCAGCCTGGCGCCGATCGAACTGGCGGGTCTGACTATTCCAGAAGGCAGCGTGATTCAGGTGGTGCTGAGCCCGACGTCGGCCAGCGATGACGACGATTTGGCGGCATTCCGGCCGCAACGCCACCTGGATGGCTCGTTCGAGCAGACGCTGCTGCCCTTCGGCGGCGGCGAACGGGTCTGCCTGGGCAAGGCCTTGGCGGAACTGGAGATCCACCTGATGGCGGCGGGGCTGCTGCTGGCAGTGGAGCTGCAGCTGCAACCGGATCAGGATCTGGCATTGCAGCTGATCCCCAGCCCCACACCCAAGGACGGTCTGCTGGTTCAGGCCAGCGCGCGGTGA
- a CDS encoding gamma-glutamyltransferase family protein gives MGRPAIRLTSHKTETSRSNAVLPQLKALLLALSLWSTLPAAAAPISRDDPESTDPGRKGISTAHGSAVVVTANPLASKAALVALKNGGSAIDALVTAQAVLAVVEPQSSGLAGGGFLLYWHSKQRQLAVLDGREVAPERSRPTDLLDAAGDPLPWRQATSQANAIGIPGTVALLWEGHQNYGRLPWAQTLQPAIRLASAGFLPSPRLLRSIRLAQRFGVAHSPDFQALYLPGGQPPAVDQPFRNPSLARTLRLLAREGGQAFYQGPLAQQILGGINALQAGEPNFRGWSSADLSSYTVVRRPPLCSQQLQHRICTMPPPSSGGLALLQTLALLNQSTNLASSSAGEPQVWRQLARAQAWADADRLYWVHDPIDGAVPSAALLDPAYIASRARAMQRANGSRPLPGLPPGIDRYPYGRPSRGIEQGTSQITIVDASGNIASYTSSVETIFGSRHLIGGMVMNNQLTDFAFKPSLGGKPVANRRLPGRRPMSSMAPTLVFRNGEPVLALGSPGGRSIPHLLSRVLLASFAWDEPTARAVGLPHLSRRGTTLVLESDPPLPWPFPLQQLKSEASPRRQSIGSGTALIQKIGGGWQGAADPRREGMALALP, from the coding sequence ATGGGAAGGCCAGCAATCCGCCTCACCAGCCACAAGACTGAAACCAGCCGATCCAACGCCGTGCTCCCTCAGCTCAAAGCGTTGCTGCTGGCGCTGAGCCTTTGGAGCACCCTCCCCGCAGCGGCAGCCCCGATCAGCCGCGACGATCCGGAATCCACCGATCCCGGCCGCAAGGGCATCTCCACCGCCCACGGATCCGCCGTGGTGGTCACCGCAAATCCCCTCGCCAGCAAGGCGGCTCTGGTTGCGCTGAAGAACGGCGGGAGCGCCATCGATGCACTAGTCACAGCCCAGGCGGTGCTGGCGGTGGTGGAACCCCAAAGCTCCGGCCTGGCGGGTGGCGGTTTTCTGCTGTACTGGCATTCCAAGCAACGCCAGCTTGCAGTGCTGGATGGCCGTGAAGTGGCACCCGAACGTAGCCGCCCCACCGACCTGCTCGACGCCGCGGGGGATCCCCTCCCCTGGCGTCAGGCCACCAGCCAAGCCAACGCCATTGGCATTCCCGGCACCGTGGCCCTGCTCTGGGAGGGACATCAAAACTACGGCCGTCTGCCCTGGGCACAAACCCTGCAACCGGCGATCCGCCTGGCCAGCGCTGGTTTTCTACCTAGCCCGCGACTGTTGCGCTCCATCCGCCTGGCCCAGCGTTTTGGCGTGGCCCACAGCCCTGACTTTCAAGCGCTCTACCTGCCCGGCGGCCAGCCACCAGCAGTGGATCAACCTTTCCGTAACCCTTCCCTGGCACGCACCCTGAGGCTGTTGGCCAGGGAAGGAGGCCAAGCCTTTTATCAAGGGCCTCTCGCGCAGCAGATCCTGGGCGGGATCAATGCCCTGCAGGCCGGCGAGCCGAACTTTCGGGGATGGAGCTCCGCCGATCTGAGCAGCTATACCGTGGTCCGGCGCCCCCCTCTCTGCAGCCAGCAGCTCCAGCACCGGATCTGCACAATGCCGCCCCCCAGCAGCGGCGGCTTGGCGCTGCTGCAAACCCTGGCGCTGCTGAACCAGAGCACCAACCTGGCCAGCTCCAGCGCAGGTGAGCCGCAGGTTTGGCGGCAGCTGGCCCGCGCCCAGGCCTGGGCTGATGCGGACCGCCTCTACTGGGTGCATGACCCCATTGACGGAGCGGTGCCCAGCGCAGCCCTGCTGGATCCGGCCTACATCGCCAGCCGGGCAAGAGCTATGCAGCGCGCAAACGGCTCAAGGCCATTGCCGGGACTACCACCAGGCATCGATCGTTATCCCTACGGCAGGCCGAGTCGGGGCATCGAACAGGGCACCAGCCAGATCACGATCGTGGATGCCAGCGGCAACATCGCCTCCTACACCTCCTCGGTGGAGACGATCTTTGGGAGTCGACACCTGATAGGAGGCATGGTGATGAACAATCAGCTCACCGATTTCGCCTTCAAACCCAGCCTTGGCGGCAAACCGGTCGCCAACCGCCGACTGCCTGGACGGCGGCCGATGTCATCGATGGCACCGACGCTGGTGTTCCGCAACGGCGAGCCAGTGCTGGCCCTCGGCAGCCCCGGCGGCCGCAGCATTCCCCATCTGCTCAGCCGAGTGCTGCTGGCGTCATTTGCTTGGGACGAACCGACGGCGCGGGCGGTGGGCCTTCCCCATCTCTCGCGCCGAGGCACAACACTGGTGCTGGAAAGCGATCCGCCGCTGCCCTGGCCGTTTCCTCTGCAGCAGCTCAAAAGCGAAGCAAGCCCGCGGCGTCAGAGCATTGGCAGCGGCACCGCTCTGATTCAAAAAATCGGTGGTGGCTGGCAGGGGGCCGCTGATCCGCGCCGCGAAGGCATGGCCCTGGCCCTGCCCTGA
- a CDS encoding PhoH family protein has product MKEKIVVIDTNVLLHDPEAPHRFGDLRVVIPMQVVEEIDRFKKDHSEKGRNARRISRLLDSYRARGSLADGVPIEGTNHGMLQVVFCQAQALHDLPAELQGGGGDNNILAVALEQMRCSGLKQAPEVLLISKDINLRIKADAVGLQAEDYVNDNVSIDDLYTGFRELSTDAETIQTLHGEDQLPLEAVADPEVQHLQANEGVVLVDQHNDSHTLLARHQGNTNIIKPLHWLHRAHLGRIKARNREQSFALDLLLDPSVALVTLVGKAGTGKTLLAIAAGLHQVADTHHYARLLVTRPPISLGKDIGYLPGTLEEKLGPWMKPIIDNIDFITGSSPGEEAEQTKKQRHREPRNAWADLQGMGLLEVEAINTIRGRSIPNQFLVVDEAQNLTPLEVKTIVTRVGEGTKVVFTGDPYQIDNPYVDAESNGLTWLVEKLKGQPLVGHMTLTKGERSELAELAANIL; this is encoded by the coding sequence ATGAAAGAAAAAATTGTTGTTATCGATACGAATGTGCTGCTACACGATCCTGAGGCGCCGCACCGCTTTGGTGATCTAAGGGTTGTGATCCCCATGCAAGTGGTTGAAGAAATCGATCGCTTCAAGAAAGATCATTCCGAAAAAGGCCGAAATGCTCGGCGTATTTCAAGGCTCTTGGATTCCTACCGAGCTCGCGGAAGCCTTGCCGATGGCGTACCGATTGAGGGAACGAACCACGGCATGCTGCAGGTGGTGTTCTGTCAGGCCCAAGCCCTCCATGACCTACCGGCAGAGTTGCAGGGGGGCGGTGGTGACAACAACATCCTTGCGGTGGCCCTCGAGCAGATGCGTTGCAGTGGCCTGAAACAGGCGCCCGAGGTCCTGCTGATCAGCAAAGACATCAACCTGCGAATCAAGGCTGATGCGGTGGGCCTGCAGGCCGAGGACTACGTCAACGACAACGTCTCGATCGACGACCTATACACAGGGTTTCGTGAACTCAGTACCGATGCGGAGACAATTCAGACCCTGCATGGCGAGGATCAACTCCCTTTGGAAGCTGTCGCCGATCCCGAGGTGCAGCATCTTCAGGCCAATGAAGGGGTGGTGCTGGTGGATCAGCACAACGACAGCCACACCCTGCTTGCTCGGCATCAAGGCAACACCAACATCATCAAGCCGTTGCACTGGCTCCATCGCGCCCATTTGGGACGCATCAAAGCCAGAAATCGCGAGCAAAGCTTTGCGCTGGATCTGCTGCTCGATCCCTCCGTTGCTCTGGTGACTCTGGTGGGCAAGGCCGGCACAGGCAAAACGCTGCTGGCCATCGCCGCGGGTTTGCACCAGGTGGCCGACACCCATCACTATGCCCGCTTGTTGGTGACGCGCCCACCGATCTCCCTTGGCAAAGACATCGGCTACCTGCCCGGCACGCTGGAGGAGAAACTCGGCCCCTGGATGAAGCCGATCATCGACAACATCGATTTCATCACCGGTTCGTCTCCCGGCGAGGAGGCTGAGCAGACGAAGAAACAGCGGCACCGCGAACCACGCAACGCTTGGGCCGACCTGCAAGGCATGGGCTTGCTTGAGGTTGAAGCCATCAACACCATCCGCGGCCGATCGATTCCCAATCAGTTCCTGGTGGTGGATGAGGCGCAGAACCTGACGCCCCTGGAAGTGAAGACGATCGTGACGCGGGTGGGTGAAGGAACCAAAGTTGTCTTCACCGGTGATCCATATCAAATCGACAATCCCTATGTGGATGCCGAAAGCAACGGGCTCACCTGGCTGGTGGAAAAGCTCAAAGGCCAGCCCCTGGTGGGACACATGACCCTCACCAAAGGAGAGCGCAGTGAACTGGCTGAACTGGCCGCCAACATCCTCTGA
- a CDS encoding LOG family protein — MTQFQGTSSPEQTNLDAILKSPTYRIGHEDPDLLNSNAMRGVRMLLEITKPDLQLETAGIESTIIVFGGARIVDKDTAAAKLAQAEQRLSATPGSSSLKRQVVHAKQLVDLSHFYDAAREFAALASQHGQADKGQSHGCASHVIVTGGGPGIMEAANRGAFEAGCRSIGLNITLPFEQHPNHFITPDLCFKFNYFSLRKFHFVMRSIGAILFPGGFGTLDELFELLTLRQVGTKGSMPIVLFGTEFWRRLVDFNYLAEMGLISDDDLDLIHFSDSAEEAWDFIRNRTRAETEAS; from the coding sequence ATGACTCAATTTCAAGGCACTTCAAGCCCTGAGCAAACCAATCTGGATGCGATCCTGAAGTCCCCCACCTACAGAATTGGCCATGAAGATCCCGACTTGCTGAACAGCAATGCCATGCGCGGTGTGCGCATGCTGCTTGAAATCACCAAGCCGGATCTGCAACTGGAAACAGCCGGGATCGAATCGACGATCATTGTTTTTGGAGGCGCCAGGATCGTAGATAAAGACACTGCTGCCGCGAAGCTGGCGCAAGCAGAGCAACGGCTCAGCGCAACTCCAGGCTCATCGTCTTTGAAGAGACAAGTTGTCCACGCCAAACAGCTCGTGGACTTGTCCCATTTTTACGATGCAGCTCGAGAATTTGCCGCATTGGCCTCCCAGCATGGTCAGGCGGATAAAGGGCAAAGCCATGGATGCGCATCCCATGTGATCGTGACCGGTGGCGGACCGGGAATCATGGAAGCCGCCAATAGAGGTGCATTTGAGGCCGGCTGCCGTTCCATTGGGCTGAATATCACCCTTCCGTTTGAACAACATCCCAATCACTTCATTACCCCTGATCTCTGCTTCAAGTTCAACTACTTCTCACTGCGTAAATTCCATTTTGTGATGCGCTCGATTGGAGCCATTCTTTTCCCGGGCGGCTTTGGCACGCTCGATGAACTGTTTGAGCTGCTCACCCTGCGGCAAGTCGGCACCAAAGGCAGCATGCCCATTGTTCTGTTCGGAACAGAGTTCTGGAGGAGGCTAGTGGACTTTAATTACCTCGCTGAGATGGGCTTGATTTCAGATGACGACCTTGATCTGATTCATTTCTCGGATTCAGCGGAAGAGGCATGGGACTTCATCCGCAACCGAACGCGGGCTGAGACTGAGGCGAGCTGA
- a CDS encoding DUF1651 domain-containing protein, which translates to MSSPHPLPRYRATHEPPEQPGGEGWLVSAEQQKVVQFKPDASTVHAQWVAVRTYSWIPPRPPVPQTRRRMLRHNAIEAWNTMLKTGWRRCPPPVR; encoded by the coding sequence TTGTCGTCGCCCCACCCCTTGCCCCGTTACCGCGCCACCCACGAACCACCAGAACAGCCCGGTGGAGAAGGCTGGCTTGTGAGTGCAGAGCAGCAGAAGGTGGTGCAGTTCAAGCCAGATGCATCCACCGTTCATGCCCAGTGGGTGGCGGTGCGCACCTACAGCTGGATCCCGCCCAGACCGCCGGTACCCCAGACCCGGCGTCGGATGCTGCGGCACAACGCCATCGAAGCCTGGAACACGATGCTTAAAACAGGCTGGCGGCGCTGTCCACCGCCGGTGCGCTGA